The proteins below come from a single Mucilaginibacter mali genomic window:
- a CDS encoding M13 family metallopeptidase gives MELKSLLTISSLCLATTAALAQHDSPKSIAGKYIVEKNMDKTVPPGNDFYQYANGNWIKDNPIPAKETRWGTFNILRDENNKKVQSILVDAGKPGQKPGSAKQRVGDLYASAMDSMSIEKRGYAPIRADLERIGQIKTPAGIINEVNYERVNGLQAGLFSVGVGTDSKHPDTYIVNAGAGGTSLPDRDNYLKNDPRSLKIQAAYKKYIADIFMLTGTSEVEAKKDAETIFAIEKQMAMSQKSRVQMRDPNGNYNKVNIDDFSKNFTHFNFREILAASKITGQDSMLVSQPKMVKCVDSLLSAVPVSDWQVYLKWHLLRGASGSLSSPFVKASFAYNSALSGQQVQTPRKERMASLVDGSLPDLLGQLYVEKYFPQAAKTYMVNLVNNLKIALGERIQGLDWMSAETKARALKKLANFSVKIAYPDKWQTYDGLTINKNDYYGNLRRIAMYRYNESIGHLGKPVDKTRMGMTPPTVNASYSPNRNEITFPAGILQPPFFDFDADDAMNYGGIGAVIGHEMTHGFDDQGRQYDFDGALRDWWTKDDAAKFTARANKVVEQYNAFTILDSIHVNGALTQGENIADLGGLNVAYAAFKKTKEGQSNTKIDGFTPDQRFFMSWAQVWRGSQRPEAAQTAIQTDPHSPAQARGNLPLTNIDAWYNAFDIKPTNKLYKKPEDRIRIW, from the coding sequence ATGGAATTAAAATCTTTACTAACTATTAGCAGCCTGTGCCTGGCCACAACCGCGGCGCTGGCCCAGCACGATTCGCCTAAATCTATTGCGGGCAAATACATCGTGGAGAAGAATATGGATAAAACCGTGCCTCCCGGTAACGACTTTTACCAATATGCCAATGGCAACTGGATAAAGGATAATCCGATCCCCGCTAAAGAAACCCGCTGGGGTACCTTCAACATCCTGCGCGACGAGAATAACAAAAAAGTGCAAAGCATTTTGGTTGATGCCGGAAAACCGGGACAAAAGCCGGGCAGCGCCAAACAACGCGTGGGCGACCTTTACGCCAGCGCTATGGATAGCATGTCTATCGAGAAGCGCGGTTACGCCCCTATCCGCGCCGATCTGGAACGCATTGGCCAGATCAAAACTCCTGCGGGTATTATCAACGAAGTAAATTACGAGCGTGTGAATGGCTTACAGGCCGGCCTGTTTAGCGTTGGCGTAGGTACCGATTCAAAGCACCCCGATACTTATATTGTTAACGCGGGCGCTGGCGGCACAAGCTTGCCCGACCGTGATAACTACCTGAAGAACGATCCGCGCAGCCTGAAAATACAAGCAGCTTACAAAAAGTATATCGCCGATATTTTTATGCTGACCGGTACCAGCGAAGTTGAGGCTAAAAAAGATGCCGAAACCATCTTCGCTATCGAAAAGCAAATGGCCATGTCGCAAAAAAGCCGTGTGCAAATGCGCGACCCTAACGGCAATTACAACAAAGTAAATATCGACGACTTCAGCAAAAACTTCACCCACTTTAATTTCAGGGAGATACTGGCCGCATCTAAAATAACCGGGCAGGACAGTATGCTGGTATCGCAGCCTAAAATGGTAAAGTGTGTTGATAGCTTGCTGAGCGCAGTACCGGTAAGCGACTGGCAGGTGTACCTGAAATGGCATTTACTTCGTGGCGCGTCTGGCTCGTTAAGCTCGCCATTTGTAAAAGCCAGCTTTGCTTATAACAGCGCGCTGAGCGGCCAGCAGGTGCAAACTCCGCGTAAAGAGCGCATGGCCAGCCTGGTTGATGGCAGCCTGCCCGATTTGCTGGGCCAGCTTTATGTAGAAAAATACTTCCCGCAGGCAGCTAAAACTTATATGGTAAACCTGGTGAATAACCTGAAGATAGCTTTAGGCGAACGCATACAAGGCCTTGACTGGATGAGCGCTGAAACTAAAGCCCGCGCCCTGAAGAAACTGGCTAACTTTTCGGTTAAGATAGCTTATCCTGATAAATGGCAAACCTACGATGGCCTTACCATTAACAAAAACGATTACTATGGTAACCTGCGCCGCATTGCCATGTACCGTTATAACGAAAGCATTGGCCACTTAGGCAAACCTGTTGACAAAACACGCATGGGGATGACCCCACCTACGGTAAATGCTTCATACAGCCCTAACCGCAACGAGATCACCTTCCCGGCCGGCATCCTGCAGCCGCCATTTTTTGATTTTGATGCCGATGATGCGATGAACTATGGCGGCATAGGTGCCGTTATCGGCCACGAAATGACCCACGGTTTTGACGACCAGGGCCGCCAGTACGATTTTGACGGCGCCCTGCGCGACTGGTGGACCAAAGACGATGCTGCCAAGTTTACCGCCCGTGCCAATAAAGTAGTTGAACAATACAACGCTTTCACTATTTTAGATAGTATCCATGTTAACGGGGCGCTTACTCAAGGAGAAAACATTGCCGACCTTGGTGGTTTGAACGTGGCTTACGCCGCTTTCAAAAAAACCAAAGAAGGCCAGAGCAATACCAAGATAGACGGCTTTACACCAGATCAGCGCTTCTTTATGTCGTGGGCGCAGGTATGGCGCGGTTCGCAACGCCCCGAGGCTGCCCAAACCGCCATCCAAACCGATCCACACTCGCCTGCACAAGCGCGTGGTAACTTGCCGTTGACCAATATTGATGCCTGGTACAATGCCTTTGATATTAAACCTACCAACAAGCTTTACAAAAAGCCGGAGGATAGGATTAGGATTTGGTAA
- a CDS encoding IS1182 family transposase encodes MSSKRPVFKPYQQRQLMAIPPTLDELVPASHPVRVVNDVIDRLYLEPLLKAYHIRGSSSYHPQMLLKVLVYGYVTNTYSSRKLAAACRESVYLMWLSSMNYPDHNTINRFRGVRLKHALRDVFEDVVKLLAEEGLLSIEEVNTDGTKIEANANRYTFVWKKAIQTNKEKMKKQLSEIWDYAQSVAKEEDRLPDPPDFTVIDSEKVNAAVDKLNEKLSSREDVSKQVKSKLRYISKHYPQAIARYGQQEALLGERNSYSKTDTDATFMRMKEDHMKNGQLKPGYNVQISTSNQFIVNYTIHSNTTDTNTLSAHLAQHEVSFGKAPQVLTADAGYGSEENYTRLEQKGTIAFVKYGMFDKEQNENHNNKHPFAANKLFYNQEKDCYICPMGQQMNFIGTSKRKTSTEFEQTVKRYQAVNCANCPLNGICHKSKGNRIIEINENLNRLKQKAHELLNSEEGIQRRKKRCFDVEPVFGNIKQNHGFKRFMLRGKEKVEIEWGLVAIAQNLRKKAA; translated from the coding sequence ATGTCCTCTAAAAGACCTGTATTCAAGCCCTACCAGCAACGGCAGTTGATGGCTATTCCTCCGACACTTGACGAATTAGTTCCGGCATCGCACCCGGTGCGTGTAGTTAACGATGTGATCGACAGGCTCTATCTGGAACCATTGCTGAAAGCTTATCATATCCGCGGGAGTTCAAGCTATCACCCGCAAATGTTGTTAAAGGTGCTGGTATATGGGTATGTAACCAACACCTACTCCAGCCGAAAGCTGGCAGCAGCCTGCCGGGAAAGCGTTTACCTGATGTGGCTGAGTTCGATGAACTATCCTGATCATAATACGATCAACCGTTTCCGGGGCGTACGTTTGAAGCATGCGCTGCGTGATGTGTTCGAAGATGTGGTGAAACTTTTGGCAGAGGAAGGCCTGCTCAGTATTGAAGAAGTGAATACGGACGGGACAAAGATAGAGGCGAATGCAAACCGGTATACCTTTGTCTGGAAGAAAGCGATTCAGACCAATAAGGAAAAGATGAAAAAGCAGCTGTCAGAGATATGGGACTATGCCCAAAGCGTAGCAAAAGAAGAAGACAGGCTGCCTGATCCGCCTGACTTTACTGTTATTGACAGTGAAAAGGTCAATGCCGCAGTAGATAAACTCAATGAGAAGCTTTCCTCGCGTGAGGATGTTTCCAAACAGGTCAAAAGCAAGCTGCGGTATATCAGCAAACATTACCCGCAGGCCATTGCCCGCTATGGGCAGCAGGAAGCTCTGCTGGGTGAACGCAACAGCTATTCCAAGACCGATACGGATGCCACATTCATGCGGATGAAGGAAGACCACATGAAAAACGGCCAGTTAAAACCGGGGTATAATGTTCAGATATCCACATCCAACCAGTTCATTGTCAATTACACCATTCACTCCAACACCACAGACACCAATACATTAAGTGCTCATTTAGCGCAGCATGAAGTCAGCTTTGGCAAAGCACCGCAAGTGCTTACAGCCGATGCCGGATATGGCTCCGAGGAGAACTACACGCGGTTGGAACAAAAAGGAACAATCGCCTTTGTAAAGTATGGGATGTTCGATAAGGAACAAAATGAGAATCACAACAACAAGCACCCTTTTGCAGCAAATAAGCTTTTTTACAACCAGGAGAAAGATTGTTACATCTGCCCGATGGGCCAGCAAATGAATTTCATCGGAACAAGTAAAAGAAAAACAAGCACGGAGTTTGAACAAACGGTAAAAAGATACCAGGCAGTTAACTGCGCTAACTGTCCGCTGAACGGTATTTGCCATAAATCAAAAGGGAATCGGATCATTGAAATCAATGAAAACCTGAACCGCCTGAAACAAAAGGCGCACGAGCTGTTAAACAGTGAAGAAGGCATACAACGGCGAAAGAAACGCTGCTTTGATGTAGAACCTGTATTTGGTAATATTAAGCAGAACCATGGCTTTAAACGGTTTATGCTCCGCGGCAAGGAAAAAGTAGAAATAGAATGGGGTTTAGTTGCAATCGCACAAAATCTAAGGAAAAAAGCGGCTTAA
- the lpdA gene encoding dihydrolipoyl dehydrogenase — protein sequence MDYDVIVIGSGPGGYVAAIRASQLGLKTAIVEKESLGGICLNWGCIPTKALLKSAQVFEYLNHAADYGIKVNGGEIDFEAVVKRSRGVADGMSKGVQFLMKKNKIDVLVGFGKLKGKGQVEVSNEGTAKVYTAKHIILATGGRSRELPNLKQDGKKVIGYRQAMVLPKQPKSMVVVGSGAIGIEFAYFYNSIGTKVTVVEFMDNIVPLEDEEISKQLGRILKKQGMNIMTSSTVESVDTSGELCKVSVKTATGVEVLEAEIVLSAVGIATNLEGIGLEETGVKTDKGKVLVDDYYRTNVEGVYAIGDIVKGQALAHVASAEAITCVEKIAGHHPEPINYNNIPGCTYCLPEIASVGYTEKAAKEAGYEIKIGKFPFSASGKASAAGAKDGFVKVIFDAKYGEFLGAHMLGHNVTEMIAEVVAARKLETTGHEIIKTVHPHPTMSEALMEAAADAYGECIHL from the coding sequence ATGGATTACGATGTAATTGTTATAGGGTCGGGCCCGGGCGGATATGTTGCTGCCATACGCGCTTCCCAACTGGGTTTAAAAACCGCGATAGTTGAAAAAGAATCGCTTGGCGGTATTTGCCTTAACTGGGGTTGTATCCCAACCAAAGCGCTGTTAAAAAGCGCCCAGGTATTTGAATATCTAAACCATGCTGCCGATTACGGCATTAAGGTTAACGGCGGCGAAATTGATTTTGAAGCCGTAGTAAAAAGGAGCCGCGGCGTAGCCGACGGTATGAGCAAGGGTGTTCAGTTCCTGATGAAGAAGAATAAAATTGATGTTTTGGTAGGTTTCGGTAAGCTTAAAGGCAAAGGCCAGGTTGAAGTTAGCAACGAAGGCACTGCCAAAGTTTATACCGCCAAACATATTATATTAGCTACCGGCGGCCGCAGTCGCGAATTGCCAAACCTTAAACAGGACGGCAAAAAGGTGATCGGTTACCGCCAGGCCATGGTATTGCCTAAACAGCCAAAATCAATGGTTGTAGTAGGTTCGGGCGCTATCGGTATCGAGTTTGCTTATTTCTACAATTCTATCGGTACAAAAGTTACCGTGGTTGAGTTTATGGATAACATCGTTCCGCTTGAGGACGAAGAGATCTCGAAACAGCTGGGCCGTATCCTGAAAAAACAGGGCATGAATATCATGACCAGTTCTACAGTTGAATCGGTTGATACCAGCGGCGAGCTGTGCAAGGTAAGCGTTAAAACAGCCACCGGCGTTGAAGTACTGGAAGCCGAGATCGTACTATCCGCTGTAGGTATCGCAACCAACTTAGAAGGCATTGGCCTTGAAGAAACTGGTGTGAAGACCGACAAGGGCAAAGTATTGGTTGATGACTACTACCGCACCAACGTTGAAGGCGTTTACGCCATCGGCGATATTGTTAAAGGCCAGGCTTTAGCTCACGTAGCATCAGCCGAAGCTATTACCTGTGTTGAAAAGATCGCGGGGCATCACCCGGAGCCGATCAACTACAACAACATCCCGGGCTGTACTTATTGCCTGCCAGAGATCGCATCGGTAGGTTATACCGAAAAAGCAGCTAAAGAAGCCGGTTACGAGATTAAAATTGGTAAGTTCCCGTTCTCGGCATCGGGCAAAGCCAGCGCCGCTGGTGCCAAAGATGGTTTTGTTAAAGTGATCTTCGATGCCAAATACGGCGAGTTCCTTGGCGCGCATATGCTGGGCCACAACGTAACCGAAATGATTGCCGAAGTAGTTGCCGCCCGCAAGCTGGAAACTACCGGCCACGAGATCATCAAAACCGTACACCCGCACCCAACCATGAGCGAGGCCCTGATGGAAGCCGCCGCTGATGCGTACGGCGAGTGTATACACTTGTAG
- a CDS encoding TonB-dependent receptor produces MRKHLLILFLAVFSITGFTLAQGTKVVTGKLLDAQTKEPLIGATVNIKGTTKATSVALDGSFKISVPADGSTTLVLSYIGYVTKEIEASGKALGTITLDQSSAAMKEVVITGTQSIAIGRQTPIAVSAVNAQYIEEKGAGAEFPELLQETPGVTVSRSGGGYGDSRINIRGFSSNNVALLINGIPVNDVEAGKIYWNDWAGLSDVTTSMQVQRGLGASKIPVPSLGGTINITTMGTQTQTGGSVAQSIGSYDQLKTVVSYSTGLSDKGWSSSFLLSKSTGTSPGGEALYYTGYSYFLNISKVLSKTQSLSFNFLGAAQSHAQRYTYNTINTYRMEGTRFNTDYGYYGGQLLSAEQNFYNKPLASINHDWQINPTTSLATVAYATYGAGAARYVNSLTGVPRIGNQYSPIDFNAISKNNLANADGSSKNYFQDVENDHQQYGILSTLNKKIGNYVNIVGGLDLRYYRGEHFYKVHDLLGGSYIIDTRNNSRTSPSGDINNPNKQVVEGDKFNNDYLLETASEGIYLQSEYTKNNLSAFVAVAGTNTGNRRTDYFNYLASDPNRTSKWINFLGYQAKGGANYNLDAHNNVYANVGYLVRSPLVATIFLNKQNDVNPSAKPEKLMSYELGYGYVSPMFSANVNLYRSTYKDRAKITSNPNPNNDGTIAVANISGINELHQGIEFEGKFRPSKDVTFSGSFSVGDFHYLSNTGAVQITSDAPGSSTTTQPSLLLKDLKIGEFGSNATGAQTTAAFGADITVLPKVKIGGNYTYYARYYGSYDPTKITATGYSVYNIPDYGTLNMNLVFRFKFAGLDASFIGNVYNVLNTQYIADAYDTGIPGAVGGVIADSPVAQLNRMNVWYGANRYYMTTLKIKF; encoded by the coding sequence ATGAGGAAGCATTTACTCATTTTATTTCTTGCAGTTTTTAGTATTACGGGTTTTACCTTAGCGCAAGGCACTAAGGTAGTAACAGGTAAATTACTTGATGCACAGACAAAAGAGCCGCTTATTGGCGCAACCGTTAACATTAAAGGCACTACTAAAGCAACTTCAGTTGCGCTGGACGGTTCCTTTAAGATCAGCGTACCGGCTGATGGCAGTACTACACTGGTGTTAAGCTATATTGGTTATGTAACTAAAGAGATTGAAGCTTCGGGCAAGGCACTGGGTACAATAACACTAGATCAGTCTTCGGCTGCGATGAAGGAGGTTGTGATTACCGGTACGCAATCTATAGCTATTGGCAGGCAAACCCCTATCGCGGTATCGGCAGTTAATGCCCAGTATATCGAAGAAAAAGGTGCGGGTGCGGAGTTCCCCGAGCTTTTACAGGAGACGCCAGGCGTAACTGTATCACGTTCTGGCGGCGGCTACGGCGATTCACGTATCAATATACGTGGTTTTAGCAGTAACAACGTGGCTTTGTTAATAAACGGTATCCCTGTTAATGATGTGGAGGCCGGTAAAATTTACTGGAACGACTGGGCAGGCTTGTCGGATGTTACCACTTCAATGCAGGTACAGCGCGGTTTAGGCGCTTCTAAGATCCCTGTTCCTTCGCTTGGTGGTACCATTAATATCACCACCATGGGTACACAAACCCAAACCGGTGGTTCTGTAGCGCAATCTATTGGTAGTTATGACCAGCTAAAGACCGTAGTTTCCTATTCGACCGGTTTAAGTGATAAAGGATGGTCTTCATCATTCCTGTTGTCTAAAAGCACAGGTACATCACCAGGCGGCGAAGCTTTATATTATACTGGCTATAGCTACTTTCTTAACATATCTAAGGTGTTAAGTAAAACACAATCGCTATCATTTAACTTCCTGGGTGCAGCACAAAGCCATGCGCAGCGTTATACTTACAATACCATCAATACTTACCGTATGGAAGGTACCAGGTTTAATACAGACTATGGTTACTACGGTGGCCAGTTGTTAAGCGCCGAGCAAAACTTCTACAATAAACCATTAGCATCTATCAACCACGACTGGCAAATTAACCCTACTACTTCGTTAGCTACCGTTGCTTATGCAACTTATGGCGCGGGCGCGGCAAGATATGTAAACTCGCTGACCGGTGTACCGAGAATAGGAAACCAATATTCTCCTATCGATTTCAACGCTATCAGCAAAAACAATTTGGCCAATGCGGATGGTTCATCTAAAAACTATTTCCAGGATGTAGAGAACGATCATCAGCAGTATGGCATATTAAGCACATTGAATAAAAAAATTGGCAATTATGTTAACATAGTTGGCGGTTTAGACCTGCGTTACTATAGGGGCGAACACTTTTACAAGGTACATGATTTGTTAGGCGGTTCGTACATTATCGATACCCGCAACAACAGCAGGACCAGCCCTTCCGGCGATATCAATAACCCAAACAAACAGGTAGTTGAAGGCGATAAATTCAATAACGATTACTTGTTAGAGACAGCTTCTGAAGGCATTTACCTGCAATCGGAATACACTAAAAATAATTTATCGGCATTTGTTGCCGTAGCGGGTACAAATACCGGTAACAGAAGGACAGATTACTTTAACTACCTTGCAAGCGATCCAAACCGTACTTCCAAATGGATAAACTTTTTAGGTTACCAGGCAAAAGGCGGCGCCAATTATAACCTGGATGCGCACAACAACGTTTATGCTAACGTTGGTTACCTGGTAAGGTCGCCACTGGTAGCTACTATTTTCCTTAACAAACAGAATGATGTTAACCCATCTGCAAAACCTGAAAAGTTAATGAGCTATGAATTAGGTTATGGTTATGTGAGCCCGATGTTCAGCGCTAACGTGAACCTGTACCGCTCAACTTATAAAGACAGGGCTAAGATTACTTCCAACCCCAACCCCAATAATGATGGCACTATAGCAGTGGCAAACATTTCAGGCATCAACGAGTTACACCAGGGTATCGAATTTGAAGGTAAGTTCCGTCCGTCGAAAGATGTTACTTTCAGCGGTAGTTTCTCTGTTGGCGATTTCCACTACCTGTCAAATACAGGCGCAGTACAAATTACAAGCGATGCGCCAGGTTCCAGCACAACTACCCAGCCTTCGTTATTGCTGAAAGACCTTAAAATTGGTGAGTTTGGTTCGAATGCTACCGGCGCGCAAACTACGGCTGCGTTTGGCGCGGATATTACCGTATTGCCAAAGGTAAAAATAGGTGGTAATTATACTTACTACGCCCGTTACTACGGCTCATACGATCCTACAAAGATTACAGCGACAGGTTATAGTGTATATAATATCCCCGACTACGGCACACTGAACATGAACTTGGTATTCCGCTTTAAATTTGCAGGTTTGGATGCTTCATTTATTGGCAATGTTTATAACGTGCTTAATACACAGTACATCGCAGACGCCTATGACACCGGCATACCGGGAGCCGTTGGCGGAGTAATAGCCGATTCGCCTGTAGCGCAGTTGAACCGGATGAATGTATGGTATGGTGCCAACAGGTACTATATGACAACCCTGAAAATTAAATTTTAA
- a CDS encoding TonB-dependent receptor, whose amino-acid sequence MRKHLLFLIIALFTTVATFAQVTTSSLSGTIKDAKGTTLPGATVKATHVPSGTVYSTSTNANGLYTIPGMRIGGPYKVEISFIGYKPNAYEGIILQLGQTFILNTVLAETGIDLKEVKVTSTKVINNGKLGASTNINRAQIAALPTINRSIVDFTRLTPQSTGTSFAGRDNRLNNTTVDGANLNNTFGTSQDPLPGGGAQPISIEAYDEISVNIAPFDVRQAGFTGAGIYATTKSGTNTFHGSAYTYYKDQSFNGNYIGDNYIGNNVAKSKTNTYGFTIGGPIIKNKLFFFGNYEQEKSTTPGIAYSPTGGSGTGQVTPATVTELTNVQKYLAGKGYETGGFDNFPAFQPKNKKFLAKLDWNINDKNKLTVKYSYLNATSDQPVNSTSIANGGSFTSFNATTGVAASSRTNLPNGRYSAQSIAFQNSNYGFKNLVTTGTAELNTRFNSSMSNQLLVAFKRYDNPRTFNGSVFPTIDIFNGANSNYITAGMDPFTNNNEVIDNSTSLTDNFTYYAGKHTLTAGINYEFQKVGNAFMPGSNSHYIYNSLDDFLTDKAPIYYSYTYSLLPGVSKVFSANLKIGQISAYVQDEYNVNPNFKLTYGIRVDKPQYLEDPVENPQVTALLLPDQNGNLKSYNGGKFPKTRFIFSPRIGFRLSMLDDNSLVLRGGIGIFTGRIPYVSLTNAPSNSGMYQFGGIATAAQLATIKFNADPAAYASLFPQTAGTAIQPNTALLDPNYKFPQVFRTDFAAEKNLGNGWSANFEALYTKDINATKVRNANLKAPTGTINEGDLTRVRYVGTGTNNAVQAIDRAIYPSLSSVIILENTNKGYSAAFTGQLNKSFNNGLSASLAYTYTVSKEVTPNVGSTATSVWQSNFNVGTSNDVELRNSSYYVPHRIVANASYKFNYLNHAATTIGLFLQGQAGSTTPSTTPLSYTYGTDINGDGNASDLMYIPKRASELNITQYTATVNGVTYTYTVQQQQAALEQFINNSPYLRKHRGEFADRNAAFLPWYTRVDLNILQDFYINTGNNHKHTLQFSAVVQNLPNLLNKYWGIQKIVTTTTPLTTAIDATTGLPTYNVRQLNGKLVNTPFQDATTATTWSILIGAKYIF is encoded by the coding sequence ATGAGGAAGCATTTACTTTTTCTAATCATTGCTCTTTTTACTACCGTTGCAACCTTTGCACAGGTTACAACCAGTAGTTTGTCTGGTACCATCAAGGATGCTAAGGGTACAACCCTGCCTGGTGCTACCGTAAAGGCAACCCACGTTCCTTCAGGAACGGTTTACTCAACATCTACCAACGCCAATGGCCTGTATACGATCCCCGGTATGCGTATTGGCGGCCCGTACAAGGTTGAGATCAGTTTTATAGGTTATAAACCTAACGCTTACGAAGGTATTATCCTGCAATTAGGCCAAACCTTTATTTTGAACACCGTATTAGCCGAAACAGGTATCGACCTGAAAGAGGTGAAGGTAACATCTACCAAGGTAATTAATAACGGTAAACTTGGTGCAAGTACCAACATTAACAGGGCGCAAATTGCCGCATTGCCTACTATCAACCGTAGCATTGTTGATTTCACCCGTTTAACACCACAATCAACTGGTACTAGCTTTGCAGGTCGCGACAACCGTTTAAACAACACCACTGTTGACGGTGCCAACCTGAACAACACCTTTGGCACATCGCAAGATCCGCTGCCTGGTGGTGGCGCCCAGCCAATCTCTATCGAAGCTTATGATGAGATCTCGGTAAACATCGCCCCCTTCGACGTTAGGCAGGCTGGCTTTACCGGTGCCGGTATTTACGCTACAACCAAAAGCGGTACCAACACCTTCCATGGTTCGGCTTACACTTACTATAAAGATCAATCTTTCAATGGTAACTACATTGGCGATAATTACATCGGTAATAACGTAGCTAAATCAAAAACCAATACTTATGGTTTTACCATAGGTGGCCCTATCATTAAAAACAAATTATTCTTCTTTGGTAACTACGAGCAGGAGAAATCAACCACTCCTGGTATTGCTTATTCGCCAACCGGCGGTTCGGGTACAGGCCAGGTTACCCCTGCAACTGTTACCGAGTTAACCAACGTGCAAAAGTACTTAGCCGGTAAAGGTTATGAAACCGGAGGCTTTGATAACTTCCCCGCATTTCAGCCAAAAAACAAGAAGTTCCTGGCTAAATTAGACTGGAACATCAACGACAAAAACAAACTGACCGTTAAATACAGCTACCTGAACGCTACCAGCGATCAGCCTGTAAACTCTACTTCAATTGCTAACGGTGGTTCGTTTACTTCGTTCAATGCTACTACCGGTGTTGCGGCATCAAGCCGTACCAACCTGCCAAACGGCCGTTACAGCGCGCAATCTATCGCGTTCCAAAACTCTAACTATGGCTTTAAAAATCTGGTAACTACCGGTACTGCCGAGTTGAACACCCGTTTTAACTCAAGCATGAGCAACCAGTTGTTAGTAGCTTTTAAACGTTACGATAACCCGCGTACTTTTAATGGTTCTGTATTCCCAACCATCGATATTTTCAATGGCGCCAACAGTAACTACATTACTGCCGGTATGGATCCGTTTACCAATAACAACGAGGTTATTGATAACTCTACCAGCTTAACAGATAACTTTACCTACTACGCCGGCAAGCACACACTTACCGCAGGTATCAACTACGAATTCCAAAAGGTAGGTAATGCGTTTATGCCTGGCTCAAACAGCCATTACATCTACAATTCGCTGGATGATTTCCTGACTGATAAGGCCCCTATCTATTACTCTTATACTTACTCGTTATTACCGGGTGTAAGCAAAGTGTTTTCGGCTAACCTGAAAATTGGCCAGATAAGCGCTTACGTGCAAGACGAATACAACGTAAACCCTAACTTTAAATTAACCTACGGTATCCGTGTTGATAAACCACAATACCTGGAAGATCCGGTTGAAAACCCTCAGGTAACTGCTTTATTGTTGCCAGATCAGAACGGTAACTTAAAATCATACAATGGTGGTAAATTCCCTAAAACAAGGTTTATCTTCTCTCCACGTATCGGTTTCCGTTTAAGCATGCTTGACGATAACTCGTTAGTATTACGCGGTGGTATCGGTATCTTCACCGGTCGTATCCCGTATGTATCGTTAACCAACGCGCCAAGCAACAGCGGTATGTACCAGTTTGGTGGTATAGCTACAGCCGCTCAGTTAGCTACTATTAAATTTAACGCCGATCCGGCTGCATATGCTTCATTATTCCCGCAAACAGCAGGTACCGCTATCCAGCCAAATACAGCTTTGTTAGATCCTAACTACAAATTCCCGCAGGTATTCCGTACCGATTTTGCTGCCGAGAAAAACCTGGGCAATGGCTGGTCGGCTAACTTCGAGGCCTTGTATACTAAAGATATCAACGCTACCAAAGTACGTAACGCCAACCTTAAAGCGCCAACCGGCACTATTAATGAAGGTGACCTGACACGTGTACGTTACGTGGGTACAGGTACTAACAATGCCGTACAAGCTATAGACAGGGCTATTTACCCAAGCTTAAGCTCGGTGATCATTCTTGAAAATACTAACAAAGGTTATTCAGCAGCGTTTACCGGTCAGTTAAACAAATCGTTTAATAACGGCTTGAGCGCAAGTTTAGCTTATACTTACACTGTGTCTAAAGAGGTTACGCCAAACGTTGGTTCAACTGCTACTTCGGTATGGCAAAGTAACTTTAACGTAGGTACATCAAATGATGTTGAACTGCGCAACTCAAGCTATTATGTACCTCACCGTATAGTAGCTAACGCCAGCTATAAATTTAACTATCTGAACCACGCTGCTACTACTATTGGTTTATTTTTACAAGGCCAGGCTGGTAGTACTACGCCAAGCACTACTCCGCTTAGCTATACTTACGGTACTGATATCAACGGCGATGGTAACGCGTCTGACCTGATGTATATCCCAAAAAGGGCAAGCGAGTTGAACATTACTCAGTACACTGCTACTGTAAACGGTGTAACTTATACTTATACTGTACAACAACAGCAAGCCGCTTTAGAGCAGTTTATTAACAACAGCCCTTACCTGCGTAAACACAGGGGCGAGTTTGCCGACAGGAATGCTGCATTCCTGCCATGGTATACCCGTGTTGATCTGAACATCCTGCAAGATTTTTACATCAATACAGGCAACAATCACAAACACACTTTACAGTTTAGCGCCGTAGTTCAAAACTTACCTAACTTGCTTAACAAATACTGGGGTATCCAAAAGATTGTAACCACTACAACTCCGCTTACAACAGCTATTGATGCTACCACCGGCCTGCCTACTTACAACGTAAGGCAGCTGAATGGTAAACTGGTTAATACACCTTTCCAGGATGCAACAACTGCTACTACCTGGAGCATATTAATTGGTGCTAAGTATATTTTCTAA